A stretch of DNA from Aspergillus flavus chromosome 3, complete sequence:
GCTCCCGGTCCCCACAAAGGTACATATTGATGTTTATTGGCAAGGAGGGAGGTGAATGAAACAGATATAGATCTGTCAATTGAAACTATATCGGATCGGCAGAGGCTGATCATCGTTCTCTGTCGAAGGGGAACGAACACCCACTCAGCCACCCCTTAAGATAGGATATTATATATCATGATCCGGAAATTCGAAGTAGAGTCGTTCCCTTCTTGTCACGATTTGTCAAAGGATAAACCTTAACTGGGATATGCTGAAGATAGCTGATTGCAGGACTCTCTGCAGGAAGCTGTATAAGGAGAGCACCCACCGTGCGAAATGACTCGTCGATTTATCTGCACCCATTGTGGGAAAGGTTTTGAAGAAGTGACCCATGTAGGCACAGCTGTACGAAGCACATACCCTTCCACGGGCCGCTGGGTGCTAAATGCTCATGGAGATAACGCGTCCCGTCCTCAGATCCTTGTCCGCGTTCTGAATCGTGCACGATCTCAGAATCCCCTCATCGGTCGTGATACGTGTAATACAATATTAAGTAGTCTTCAGGGTAGTTGCAATGGTGGGCCTGGATCTCTCTGGTCTCCACGCCAAAGACCGAGGAACCCCGGTTGCTATTACATGCCTCCACGAAGATCGCTCGTTACAATCAAAGAGTTATTGATTTACGAGGCAAAGGCATCCACCACCTTACTTACAGCACAAACTGTCCCTGGGGCAAGTGACCAAAGAATAAAAACATTTATGACACAAGTACATCGTCTGAAAAGGAGCGCTATAAAACAAGACTTTAGACGCCTGTATTCAACAAAGCGTGTGGCCCGCACGTAATTACTGATAGCAAGCACACTGGCTTGCCTCGAGACAGGCACGATTGAACGGCTTCCGACATATTAACCACCAATTGCAATTTCATACAAAGtaagacaaaaaaaaaaagtagacCATCAGCTGGAATTCGGATTTCCGCGGAGAGCGACAAACCCAGACTGCGAATTTGCTCAAACAAGTTCAATTATAGTCATAAAAACAAAGCACAGGAATCAATATACCCTTTGCTTATTAAGCAACTCTACACGGCTGTAAGTGGAGTCCgataaaagaaataacaaAGTGCACAACGGTTTGGTATCGAAACATCCTTTACAGAGCATACTGGACCAGGGCACCGAAGACAGCGGCCAAGCCCATAGCAGGCATCGAGGAAACATcaagagcagaagcagcgCCGGTAGAGGTGGCAGAAGCCTTGCCAGTGGAAGTGGTAGAGCCAGACTTGCCATCACGGGTCTCCGGGTTCGAGGTAGTCTTGCAGGTCTCCGTACCCTTGATGACCTCGCGGTTCTTTGCCATGTTGTCAAAGGTAGTGCAGCTGATGTTACCAGTGCTCTGCATGTTGAAGTCACCCCTAACCAACTTAAGAGAGTCAAGGTGGGCCCTAAGAGATATTGTTAGCACGAAATCTCAAATCTTTCATGTGATTGTCAGAGTCCAAACTTACTCGTTGAATTCACCGCTGAAATCAATAGCACCTGTGACGGTCTCCAGCTTGGGGAAGTCGATAACGTTAAGCTTGTCACTGCGGGCAATCTGGAAGCCACCGTTGACAGTCTTGAGCACAGGCATGCTGATGTTGCTGAGCTTGCTGTTATCGTTGAAGATCAAGTCGCTGGTCTCGGTAAGGTTGGGAGCGCTGAACGACTGGAACTTGTTACCCCAGAAGCCGAGCTGacccttgagcttctccagagAGGGAACGGAAACCGAGCTGACGTTACGGAAGGTCATGTTCTGACCTGTGCCAAGGTTGGGGAATTCGATCTCAAGACCGTCCATGTTACCGGCAAAGTTGATGAGGGCAGTAGCGTTCTTCAGGTTGTTGACGTTGACGGTCTTCAAGTTGGTGTTCTCGGTAATATCGAAGCCACCCACGGTCTCAAGAGAGATACCGTTGAGGCTGCTCAAACCAGTGTTGGTAATGACAACACTACCAGCTTCCGTAACACCCTTGGTGAAATCCAGGCTCTGGAGCTGAGGCAGAGCAGTAAATTCGATAGAACCAACCTTGGTGAGCGCGGCGAAGCTGAGGGTAGTAAGAGTGGTAAGACCGGTCAGCTTGAAGGTGTCGCCGATGGAGTTCaacgaagaagcagagaggCCGGTCATGTTGGAAGCACCATCGCAGCTCAGTCCACCGGAGATCTGCTTAACTCCATTGAGTTGGAGATCGCCAGAGTAGGTTCCGGAGATCTCAACATCACCCTTAAGGGTGCTGCAGCTGGAGTAGCCGTCGGCATCGCTCTGGTTCTCGATCTTGATGGTGTCACCCGAGCCGCACTCTATATCTATTGTTAGTCATTCGTTTCTTTCATCGCGCCACTCTTCACTCACTATCACTAGCAGCAAAGACGGCCTGAGCCGCGGCCAGGGCGGGAAGAGCGTATTTAATGAACATTGTTATGTGATTTCTTCTAATGGAGATACTGTTAGCACGTTGGACATGATCAAGGTCTTTCTTCAAATGAGAGGCAACCAGGGCTTAATGGTGGGCGGAATGCCATATATTGGTGTACACAAGGGAACACATTCAATGAATGGATGATAGACGCCTTCACTTACCGATAATGTTGTGGACTACTTGGGTATGACGGGGCGATATTTAGCCCTTACCAGATAACAGTAGCGCAAAGTCGCAAAGAGTTGAAAGAGGGGTGGGATCCAAAGATAAATAAACGAGTGGAAGAAAGATAGAGCTTCAACGAAAGAGAAGCGGTTTGATGATGGTTCCTTCAGCGAAAGGATGTGCACAGATTGGGTAGGCACGTTTTGacacaacaagaaaagagaggaaaggagaggaagagaaggagagactGGGATGGCGAAGAAAAGCGTCAGaagagggaaggaaggatTGGCTTTCCAGGAGCGCAAGAAAGGAGTCGTGGCCCGAGGACGGTGGACCTGAGACCGGGGTGGTCCCTCCTTGCTACGACAAAAATAAATTACCTTACTAGTACGTGTATCACCACGGTAATCAATCGTTTTCATTTTTGATCCCTCTTATTTTTTCGCATTGggaaaatattattaccGGGTGCAGGTGAAAGAAATCctgtttttttctcttctgatcAGGAATGAGCCCGTTGTTCCTACTGAGTTTCCCCCCTTATCGTGTCGCACCTTTCCAATAAGCAAGGTCCAGTTCCAATCCTGATTCGCCCTCGGattcttccttccccatCGCCATTGACCATTCAGACCAAAACATTGTCAGTGTGTCCCACTCCTCCGCTGTGTACCTGGATCCCGTCGGTACAATACTCCTGTAGCCGAAATGATAATAATCATACTCCGTAATAAAAACCAAGATAATACCATAAGAGTACCTACAGagtagtatataatatcCTCCTTGCGGATCTATATATTGCATACAACATAGAATTTCTTACTATCTACCACCGCGTAGTTCTTCCATACACCATTCTGTACAAAACTATCATTGTTGATACATCGACGTTACCGACGGTATTATTGTATCGAGTATTGCGTATTCTGTACAACGGAGGATAAGACGTTAGTTGGTATGCACCAAGATACTGTCTCAAAACAGAGGGCaagaccagaaagaaaaaatttttttctgACCTCATAGTGGAGTGACTCTATCTAAACGAATATATACTAGGTAGCCGGGAGTAGGATTACAGATACAACTATCAAGATCATCACGATGATCATTTATAAACAATAATACAAATTTACAGCAACTCCGCCCAGTACCTACGAAGTACTATTTGTATTGGCGCTAGAAGGGGCCAGACTCCAACAAATTACATTACCTGGATATCATGGATTTGCATGCATTTTTGTCGGGAGTATTACTACTACGTACAGTGCAGCATCTACCTAGGCAATAAATGTGATAAAGCCCGATCACCCCATTCCAAACCGAAACTATCTGCTACGGCCGACCCTATTTACGCCATATTTAGGAGCAAATGTTGTTCCTTCCATTCTCAGAGGGTCCCTTGAATGCTATGAACGTTAGACAAATTCATTAATAGAAGACAAATAAAGCCTACCGTGGCCGATCTGAATTTGCTGGAATCTAGTGGGACCCGCTCCCTCTCCCATTTCTGGTTTGTGAGCCATTGCGAACAGACAATCGGAATGGAGAGTCGCCTGCCCAAGTGGTTGGCGATCAACTCTGGCTTCATGCTGACATGCGCGTTCATTAGGTGGCTGTCAGAATCTTCATTCTTGTCATGTCAAGTTAGTCCATTGCAGTTGATTACATTCTTCTGGTCCTGAACGCATTTTGTTCTCATAGGTAACTAACTCATTGTTTTTTACTTTTGTGTTGATGATACTcgatctactccgtaaaaCTCAATGTGACCATTTCCATGGTTCGATTTTTctatttgttttcttggcaCCTTTGTTTTTCTGAACCGAGCTGATCAGGTACCATGGGTAAAGTGGGTAATTATAGGTAAGCAGTTACCAATGGACGATAATAATAGGTGAGTCTAGTGGCGAAACCACGGCTGGAACGTCCAATGGACAACCATCATCACGTGTCGAAGAATACAACTACGGCTGTAATTCCCATACCTCAGCTCTGGCCCACTTGGTCTGATGCTAATGAAGCTAGCTGGACCCATACTAAGCTCCTGTAATTGCGATCTTACAGCACAACGGGGCAACCCGGCTCAGTTAATCTGCACAAATACATGAAGACGTCTAGACTTTTGTGCTTGATGCTGACtatacatacggagtaagtacTGCTGTGGCAAATTCTCAGCTCAAGATTACTAGACTTcgaaaattaaaagaataaaagtaAGACCTACAAATCTTTTGAATATGGATGTAAACAAAACAGCCTCGATACGGAACCCGGTAATTCTCTAGGTAAAAAGCCATTTTGAGGAATGTTCCAGTTGTGTACAAGAATTGAGAGACCCAACGGCTGTAGCTTGGCAGATCGATCCTTTTCCGCCCTTCATCAACCAGCCTTTGTTGGAAAGAATAGAAGCTGATTGTTTTGTGAAGTGTTTACCAGTACATTCCAAACTGTGGCGTTTCCGCTAGCTCTTTACCTTGACCATACGGCGTACAAACTCATTACAATCCCATATCCTTGGCATGTTACACCTAGATATACAAGCCTGATGCACTCTACTGCCCTTAAACCCATTGAACTAGTCCACGTAGTGCTTGCAAATCCTAGGTCGATCGTCGTACAGTACATATTCGGAAAGCAGAGAAAGCACTGAAGCATATTAGACACAAGTCGTGTACCGAAAGCATATCAAGGGTACGTATGCTTCAGCAGACTTAGAACGGCGACGACTAAAGGGTGTCTTGTGTAAGTGCTAGAGTGAATCCATAGTTATCCATATCTCATAGTATCAGCTTTCACAACTCAACTGTCTACCCCGTCCTCACTTCTGGTCGTCACAATTACCTAGCTCGGTCAAAGTTTGCTTCTAACTTGGACAACCCCTTAACCACAACAGCCGATCAGCTTTCCCGTTATCTCTAAAGGAGACATGTCTTAGTTTTCAGGTAGGTCTTCTACTGCATAGAGGTCAAACATATGGAAGGCTTCGATCTACATGCCAGCGTCAACCTCGTGCCTCGAGACGCGCTTCTTAGGATGGCCAAGACTAAAGACGCCGCATGGTAGGCCAATAGAAGTGTCCGTATATCAGATGTAGTCACAATTGCAGTTTGAGTAATGATCGTTTTTTCTCATCTCAATATCTGCCTACACTTCCGTCTTATCCGTTCAGGGGACTGCTCGCCGATCCGTCACTAGGAATTGTTTCAAAGCGGTTTCTATGTTTCACATATCTCTTACAGAGCATTAACCATGGCGTGGTAACGGATTGAAGTCCATTATATATTGAGTATCAAGAGCATGGGTCGAATGACCTTCCCGCATCTTTCTTTACTTCCCACGACGATTTGACATGCTATCTTGTGCCCTTCTAGAGCCACGTATAGTCCATCTAAGAGCTCGCTAGCCTTCTCACAATCATAGCAGAGCCAACCCTACATCGAGTAACACCAGGCCGGCAATTTACATGATTTATCCTCTGAGTTTGACGGTGGGTATAGAAATGACTGTATTCCGTAAGGACTTCAGGTCGTTATGGAATGAGGACCAATTTTAGTGACAATATAGAAACTTTAAAGAAAGGGATTAAATAACACTCATTGATATTCCACAACTCTCTTCTGTATCTGATGAAATCCAACAGCATATTCGATGAGCGCGCAGCTCTTCAAATGCCGGCCTTGGTGTCATAGGAATGCATATTTTCCAAACTCTCCCATAGAC
This window harbors:
- a CDS encoding GPI-anchored cell wall organization protein-domain-containing protein, which encodes MFIKYALPALAAAQAVFAASDKCGSGDTIKIENQSDADGYSSCSTLKGDVEISGTYSGDLQLNGVKQISGGLSCDGASNMTGLSASSLNSIGDTFKLTGLTTLTTLSFAALTKVGSIEFTALPQLQSLDFTKGVTEAGSVVITNTGLSSLNGISLETVGGFDITENTNLKTVNVNNLKNATALINFAGNMDGLEIEFPNLGTGQNMTFRNVSSVSVPSLEKLKGQLGFWGNKFQSFSAPNLTETSDLIFNDNSKLSNISMPVLKTVNGGFQIARSDKLNVIDFPKLETVTGAIDFSGEFNEAHLDSLKLVRGDFNMQSTGNISCTTFDNMAKNREVIKGTETCKTTSNPETRDGKSGSTTSTGKASATSTGAASALDVSSMPAMGLAAVFGALVQYAL